In a single window of the Nicotiana tomentosiformis chromosome 8, ASM39032v3, whole genome shotgun sequence genome:
- the LOC138898080 gene encoding uncharacterized protein, whose protein sequence is MCETFKIKHKNSTAYMPQMNGGVEVANKNIKKILTKMVENHKQWHEKFPFSLLGYRTTVRTSTGATPYLLVYGTEVVIPAEVEIPSLRIIQEAELSDTEWIQSRYEKLALIDEKRMNAVCHGQLYQNRISRAFNKRVRPRQFMPGQLVLKRIFSHQYEAKGNFSLN, encoded by the coding sequence atgtgtgaaaccttcaagatcaagcataagaattccacagcatacatgccacaaatgaatggaggtGTGGAAgtcgccaataagaacatcaaaaagATATTAACGAAGATGGTAGAaaatcacaaacaatggcacgagaagtttcCATTTTccctacttggatatcgtaccacggttcgcacatcaactggggcaactccttatttgctggtctatggcactgaagttgtcattcccgccgaagtagaaattccttctttgagaatcatacaagaggctgaactcagtgataCAGAATGGATCCAAAGTCGCTATGAAAAACTGGCTCTCATTGACGAAAAAAGAATGAATgcggtatgtcacggtcaactttacCAAAACAGAAtatccagagctttcaacaaaagagTCAGACCTAGACAATTCATGCCAGGGCAGCTGGTGCTGAAGCGAATCTTCTCGCATCAATATGAAGCCAAAGGAAACTTTTCACTCAATTAG
- the LOC138898081 gene encoding uncharacterized protein, producing MAEYEACILGLKLAIDINVQELLVIGDSDLLVHQFSGEWATKNTKILPYMYCVQELMKRFTKIEFKHVPRIQNEFADALATLTSMIQHPDKNFIDHVPVGIHNQPAYCSHVEEEIDGNPWFHDIKE from the coding sequence atggcagaatatgaggcttgcatcttgggactcaagttggccattgacataaacgttcaggagttgctggtgaTTGGAGATTCCGATCTCTTGGTACATCAGTTTTCAGGAGAGTGGGCCACGAAGAACACTAAAATATTACCATATATGTACtgtgtacaagagttgatgaagagattcacaaaaatagagttcaaacatgttccgagaatccagaatgagttcgcagatgcattggccactttaacttccatgatacaacacccagataagaatttcatcgatcatGTCCCAGTAGGGATTCATAACCAGCCAGCTTATTGTTCTCACGTTGAAGAAGAAattgatggaaatccatggttccatgacatcaaagaatag